From Candidatus Binataceae bacterium, the proteins below share one genomic window:
- a CDS encoding polymer-forming cytoskeletal protein: MALFTKEPEKTFKPEPSVKPQVPAQAVPVPPPVPPEGRVVAPRHATPPALEARAYLDQGSKVSGKLTFEGPARIDGQIDGEISAKDSVIIGESAVVTAQIKAASVVVAGKVSGDITASQRIEIRPSAKVLGNLTSPVLVVHEGAVFEGHCAMQPEGAREDRKITVFPKEERMVAQAGGQKQA, from the coding sequence ATGGCGCTTTTCACGAAAGAGCCGGAGAAGACCTTCAAGCCCGAGCCGTCGGTCAAGCCGCAGGTGCCCGCGCAGGCGGTGCCGGTGCCGCCTCCCGTTCCGCCTGAGGGCAGGGTTGTCGCGCCTCGTCACGCGACCCCGCCGGCGCTCGAGGCGCGCGCCTATCTCGACCAGGGCTCCAAGGTCAGCGGCAAGCTCACCTTCGAGGGACCGGCGCGCATCGACGGCCAGATCGACGGCGAGATCAGCGCTAAGGACAGCGTCATCATCGGCGAGAGTGCCGTGGTGACGGCGCAGATCAAGGCGGCCTCGGTGGTGGTGGCGGGCAAAGTCAGCGGTGACATCACCGCCAGCCAGCGCATCGAGATCCGCCCTTCGGCCAAGGTCCTGGGCAATCTAACCTCGCCGGTGCTGGTAGTGCACGAGGGCGCGGTGTTTGAGGGCCATTGCGCGATGCAGCCCGAGGGCGCGCGCGAAGATCGTAAGATCACCGTGTTTCCCAAGGAGGAGCGCATGGTGGCTCAGGCCGGAGGTCAGAAGCAGGCCTGA
- a CDS encoding ATP synthase F0 subunit B, with product MHIPPDWGTFFALIVSFLVFWFIFDRLFFGPFLRLLGERERKLKDLGARAEQLLKEEKAAGEERERQLAVVRREALAARDAERRRAEAEAARLIEEAKAEAHSALERVRAGIESELRAGEREIEQFSRALAVELASRVLGRPIDGSAQGTPHN from the coding sequence ATGCACATTCCGCCCGACTGGGGAACCTTCTTCGCCCTGATTGTGTCCTTCCTGGTTTTCTGGTTTATATTCGATCGGCTTTTTTTCGGCCCTTTCCTCAGGTTGCTCGGCGAGCGCGAGCGCAAGCTCAAGGATCTCGGCGCGCGTGCCGAACAACTGCTTAAAGAGGAGAAAGCCGCCGGTGAGGAGCGCGAGCGCCAACTGGCGGTCGTAAGGCGCGAGGCGCTGGCCGCGCGCGACGCCGAGCGGCGACGGGCCGAAGCGGAAGCCGCACGTTTGATCGAGGAGGCCAAGGCGGAAGCCCATAGCGCGCTGGAGCGCGTCAGAGCCGGGATCGAGAGCGAACTGCGGGCGGGCGAACGCGAGATCGAGCAATTCAGCCGCGCCCTTGCCGTCGAACTCGCCTCACGCGTACTCGGCCGTCCGATTGACGGCTCCGCGCAGGGGACTCCCCACAACTAG
- the atpH gene encoding ATP synthase F1 subunit delta — MRGSKVAKRYARALLGLSEDRGQLEAWGAELERLARAAAAPEIAGLLAAPDITHQVRIEAMKKIAERLELSYPLQSLAVVVARHGRIAELRAISDSYQAQLDELMGRARATLTFARPPADHDVAAAVNGLEALARKKIIPTVKVDESLLGGVVAELEGRIYDGSLAARLDEAQRRLVG; from the coding sequence GTGAGAGGGTCGAAGGTCGCCAAACGCTACGCCCGCGCGTTGCTTGGACTGTCCGAAGATCGCGGCCAGCTCGAAGCATGGGGCGCCGAGCTCGAACGGCTGGCGCGCGCCGCCGCCGCTCCCGAAATTGCGGGGTTGCTCGCCGCGCCGGATATAACGCACCAGGTGCGGATCGAGGCGATGAAGAAGATCGCCGAGCGGCTCGAGCTGAGCTATCCGTTGCAGTCGCTTGCGGTGGTGGTGGCGCGCCACGGACGCATCGCCGAGCTGCGCGCGATTTCCGACTCCTACCAGGCCCAGCTCGACGAGCTGATGGGACGTGCGCGCGCCACGCTCACCTTCGCCCGCCCGCCCGCCGACCACGACGTCGCGGCGGCGGTGAACGGACTGGAAGCGCTCGCGCGCAAGAAGATCATCCCCACGGTGAAGGTTGACGAATCCCTGCTCGGCGGCGTGGTGGCCGAGCTGGAGGGCAGAATTTACGACGGCAGCCTCGCCGCTCGGCTGGACGAGGCGCAGCGCCGGCTCGTCGGCTGA
- the atpA gene encoding F0F1 ATP synthase subunit alpha, with product MAEIRPSEISDILRTEIKGFEATVAVRETGRVLSCGDGIARIYGLQNAAAGELLEFPHGIYGMVLNLEEDNVGAALFGEPNAIREGDEVKRTGRIAEVPVGEAMLGRVVNALGQPIDGKGPIKASATRRIEIKAPGIIRRQPVKEPLQTGIKAIDSMLQIGRGQRELIIGDRQTGKTAIALDAIINQRGQNVQCFYVAIGQKRSTVAQVVEKLNRHGAMEYTTVIAATASESAPLQFIAPYSGCTMGEYFRDSGRHALLVYDDLTKHAQAYRQLSLLLRRPPGREAYPGDVFYLHSRLLERAAKMSDAEGGGSLTALPIIETQAGDVSAYVPTNVISITDGQIVLDADLFYSGIRPAVNVGLSVSRVGFSAAVRAMKQVGGTLKLDLAQYREMAAFAQFGSDLDQASQRLLHRGERLTEMLKQNQYEPLSTEKEVLIIFAANEGYFDKLAVAQIKAFEHGLYAFFEARHKEILDEIATKRELSDDLRGRLRAALDQYQQAFGSAEGDGKVSA from the coding sequence ATGGCGGAAATCAGACCATCCGAAATCAGCGACATTCTACGGACTGAGATCAAAGGCTTCGAAGCCACGGTCGCGGTGCGCGAGACCGGCCGCGTGCTCTCCTGCGGCGACGGCATCGCCCGCATCTACGGCCTGCAAAACGCGGCCGCCGGCGAGCTGCTCGAGTTCCCCCACGGGATCTACGGGATGGTGTTGAATCTCGAGGAGGACAACGTCGGCGCGGCGCTGTTCGGCGAGCCCAACGCGATCCGCGAGGGCGACGAGGTCAAACGCACCGGCCGCATCGCTGAGGTCCCGGTAGGTGAGGCGATGCTCGGGCGGGTGGTCAACGCGCTGGGCCAGCCGATCGACGGTAAGGGACCGATCAAAGCCAGCGCCACCCGGCGCATCGAGATCAAGGCTCCCGGCATCATTCGCCGCCAGCCGGTCAAGGAGCCGCTCCAGACCGGAATCAAGGCCATCGACTCGATGCTTCAGATCGGGCGCGGCCAGCGCGAGCTTATCATCGGCGACCGCCAGACCGGCAAGACCGCGATCGCGCTCGACGCGATCATCAACCAGCGCGGCCAGAACGTGCAGTGCTTCTACGTCGCGATCGGGCAGAAGCGCTCGACCGTGGCCCAGGTGGTCGAGAAACTCAATCGCCACGGCGCGATGGAGTACACGACCGTCATCGCGGCGACCGCCTCGGAATCGGCCCCGCTCCAGTTCATCGCGCCCTACAGCGGTTGCACGATGGGCGAGTACTTCCGCGACAGCGGGCGCCACGCCCTGCTGGTGTACGACGATCTAACCAAGCACGCACAAGCCTATCGCCAGCTCTCACTGCTGCTGCGCCGTCCGCCGGGGCGCGAGGCCTACCCGGGCGACGTCTTCTACCTGCATTCGCGATTGCTCGAGCGCGCGGCCAAGATGAGCGACGCCGAGGGCGGCGGGTCGCTGACCGCGCTGCCTATCATCGAGACCCAGGCCGGCGACGTCTCGGCCTACGTCCCGACCAACGTGATTTCGATCACCGACGGCCAGATCGTACTCGACGCCGACCTCTTCTACTCGGGCATCCGGCCCGCCGTGAACGTGGGCCTCTCGGTCTCGCGCGTCGGTTTCTCGGCCGCGGTGCGCGCGATGAAGCAGGTCGGCGGCACGCTCAAGCTCGACCTTGCGCAGTACCGCGAGATGGCCGCCTTCGCGCAGTTCGGCTCCGACCTCGACCAGGCCAGCCAGCGCCTGCTCCATCGCGGCGAGCGGCTGACCGAGATGCTCAAGCAGAACCAGTACGAGCCGCTCTCGACCGAAAAGGAAGTACTGATTATCTTCGCTGCCAACGAGGGTTACTTCGACAAGCTCGCGGTCGCTCAGATCAAGGCCTTTGAGCACGGGCTCTACGCGTTCTTCGAAGCGCGCCACAAGGAGATCCTCGACGAGATCGCGACCAAGCGCGAGCTCTCGGACGACCTGCGCGGCCGGCTGCGCGCCGCGCTTGACCAGTACCAGCAGGCCTTCGGCTCGGCCGAGGGCGACGGCAAGGTCAGCGCCTGA
- the atpG gene encoding ATP synthase F1 subunit gamma, which translates to MASLKAIRRRIASVRSTQQITRAMKFVAAARLRRAQDALLSARPYHETLVRIADNLFASERAALAPAEDAQREALITVIGSDRGLCGGYNANLVRKAEEEAARARGQGMTVKFNVVGRKPLDHLRRAGHAIAHQSINNARLANFALAQELAARTLGAFRGGAIVEAGIIYSRFHSALSQRPTFERLLPIAERKSEEATGAIAAPADYLVEPSRAELVPAVLRSYLEDSIFHALLEAEASEQGARMTAMDSATNNAADMIERLTLEMNRARQASITKELMDIVGGAEALRG; encoded by the coding sequence ATGGCGTCGCTGAAGGCAATCCGCCGGCGGATCGCGTCGGTCCGATCGACCCAGCAGATCACGCGCGCAATGAAGTTTGTCGCCGCCGCGCGCCTGCGCCGCGCGCAGGACGCGCTGCTCAGCGCGCGCCCCTACCATGAGACGCTGGTGCGAATCGCGGACAACCTTTTCGCCAGTGAACGCGCCGCGCTGGCGCCGGCCGAAGACGCGCAGCGCGAGGCGCTGATCACCGTGATCGGATCGGACCGCGGGCTGTGCGGCGGCTACAACGCAAACCTGGTGCGCAAGGCCGAGGAAGAGGCGGCGCGCGCGCGCGGCCAGGGGATGACAGTCAAGTTCAACGTGGTCGGGCGCAAGCCGCTCGATCATCTGCGCCGCGCCGGACATGCGATCGCGCACCAGAGCATCAACAATGCGCGCCTGGCGAATTTCGCGCTCGCCCAGGAGCTCGCCGCGCGCACGCTCGGCGCCTTCCGCGGCGGCGCGATCGTCGAGGCCGGGATCATCTACAGCCGCTTCCACTCCGCGCTCTCGCAGCGCCCGACCTTCGAACGCCTGCTGCCGATCGCCGAGCGCAAGAGCGAGGAGGCCACGGGCGCGATCGCCGCGCCGGCTGACTATCTGGTCGAGCCCAGCCGCGCCGAACTGGTGCCGGCGGTACTGCGCAGCTACCTGGAAGATTCGATCTTCCACGCTTTGCTCGAGGCCGAGGCCAGCGAGCAGGGCGCGCGGATGACCGCGATGGACAGCGCGACCAACAACGCCGCCGACATGATCGAGCGGCTGACGCTGGAGATGAACCGCGCGCGCCAGGCCTCGATCACCAAGGAGCTGATGGATATCGTCGGCGGCGCCGAGGCGCTCAGAGGCTAG
- the atpD gene encoding F0F1 ATP synthase subunit beta: MSDKATGRISQVLGNVVDVEFSNGALPAILNALRVTNPALGERAENLVLEVAQHLGENTVRCIAMDATEGLVRGMQVRDTGAPITVPVGPETLGRLINVIGEPVDEGAPVKGRQQMPIHREPPAFAEQGIEVEILETGIKVVDLICPYARGGKIGLFGGAGVGKTVTIMELINNVAKQHGGVSVFAGVGERSREGNDLYRELKESGVLSKTALVYGQMNEPPGARARVALTGVTVAEYFRDEEGRDVLFFVDNIFRFVQANSEVSALLGRMPSAVGYQPTLGTDLGELEERITTTKKGAITSVQAIFVPADDYTDPAPATTFSHLDATTALDRKIFEKGIFPAVDPLASTSRILDPQVVGQEHYDVARRVQAILQRYKDLQDIIAILGMDELSAEDKLTVARARRVERFLSQAMHVAEPFTSIPGTYVPRQETVRGFAEILDGKCDDLPEQAFYLVGTIDDARAKAERLARGEAR; encoded by the coding sequence ATGAGTGACAAAGCAACAGGCCGGATTAGCCAGGTTCTGGGCAACGTGGTCGACGTCGAGTTCAGCAACGGCGCGCTGCCCGCCATCCTCAACGCCCTGCGCGTGACCAACCCCGCGCTTGGCGAGCGCGCGGAAAACCTCGTCCTCGAGGTCGCCCAGCACCTCGGCGAGAACACCGTGCGATGTATCGCGATGGATGCGACCGAGGGGCTGGTGCGCGGGATGCAAGTGCGCGACACCGGCGCTCCAATCACGGTGCCGGTGGGCCCCGAAACGCTCGGCCGGCTGATCAACGTGATCGGCGAGCCGGTTGACGAGGGCGCCCCGGTCAAGGGCCGGCAGCAGATGCCGATCCATCGCGAGCCGCCGGCCTTCGCCGAGCAGGGCATCGAGGTCGAGATCCTCGAGACCGGAATCAAGGTCGTTGACCTCATCTGCCCCTACGCGCGCGGCGGCAAGATCGGACTGTTCGGCGGCGCCGGCGTGGGCAAGACCGTCACCATCATGGAACTCATCAACAACGTCGCCAAGCAGCACGGCGGCGTATCGGTGTTCGCCGGCGTCGGCGAGCGCTCGCGCGAGGGCAACGACCTCTACCGCGAGCTCAAGGAATCGGGCGTACTCTCGAAGACCGCGCTGGTGTACGGACAGATGAACGAGCCGCCCGGCGCGCGCGCCCGCGTTGCGCTCACCGGCGTCACCGTCGCCGAGTACTTCCGCGACGAGGAGGGGCGCGACGTGCTCTTCTTCGTGGACAACATCTTCCGCTTCGTGCAGGCCAACTCCGAGGTTTCGGCGCTGCTCGGTCGGATGCCGAGCGCGGTCGGTTACCAGCCCACCCTGGGCACCGACCTCGGCGAGCTCGAAGAGCGCATCACCACCACCAAGAAGGGCGCGATCACTTCGGTCCAGGCGATCTTCGTCCCTGCCGACGACTACACCGACCCGGCGCCGGCGACGACCTTCTCCCATCTCGACGCGACCACCGCGCTTGACCGCAAGATCTTCGAGAAGGGCATCTTTCCGGCGGTGGATCCGCTGGCCTCGACCTCGCGCATCCTTGACCCCCAGGTCGTCGGCCAGGAGCACTACGACGTCGCCCGCCGGGTGCAGGCGATCCTCCAGCGCTACAAGGATCTCCAGGACATCATTGCGATCCTCGGGATGGACGAGCTCTCCGCCGAGGACAAGCTGACGGTCGCGCGCGCGCGCCGCGTCGAGCGTTTCCTGTCGCAGGCGATGCACGTGGCGGAGCCGTTTACCAGCATTCCGGGCACCTACGTCCCGCGCCAGGAAACCGTGCGCGGATTTGCCGAAATTCTCGACGGCAAGTGCGACGACCTGCCCGAGCAGGCCTTCTACCTCGTCGGCACCATCGATGACGCCCGCGCCAAGGCCGAACGGCTGGCGCGCGGCGAGGCGCGCTGA
- the atpC gene encoding ATP synthase F1 subunit epsilon has protein sequence MATFSFKLVTPTGVVFDGPVEQVNAVGPLGEFGVLADHTNFITSLAPGLMTIRTGDGQSLAYLVMGGLVEIKDGAMTALASSAEPPEKAAPADPAELQAAEERLAAMSAYDPAYDEAQQAVAMLRARRVVSESRTGASH, from the coding sequence ATGGCGACGTTCTCCTTCAAGCTGGTCACGCCGACCGGCGTGGTGTTTGACGGTCCGGTGGAGCAGGTCAACGCGGTCGGCCCGCTGGGCGAGTTCGGCGTGCTCGCCGATCATACCAACTTCATTACCTCGCTGGCGCCGGGCCTGATGACGATTCGCACGGGCGACGGCCAATCGCTGGCGTACCTCGTGATGGGCGGGCTGGTCGAGATCAAGGACGGCGCGATGACGGCGCTCGCTTCGAGCGCCGAGCCGCCGGAAAAGGCGGCGCCCGCCGATCCCGCCGAGTTGCAGGCGGCCGAAGAACGACTCGCCGCAATGAGCGCGTACGATCCCGCCTATGATGAGGCGCAGCAGGCGGTGGCGATGCTGCGCGCGCGCCGCGTGGTCAGCGAGTCACGCACCGGCGCCTCGCACTAG
- the aroA gene encoding 3-phosphoshikimate 1-carboxyvinyltransferase: protein MDEIEITSLHRPISASIRVPGSKSITNRALILAAMASGRSTLRAAGLNDDTRRMAAALRTLGFEVAIDEAASRIVVEGRGGAIPAAGAELDVGGAGTAMRFLLGFLTLGRGRFRVDGNARMRERPVGPLLDALNTLGVEARAERNNGSPPVVIEVAAGGVRGGAARVDASVSSQFVSALLMPAPLWPDGLRLEVAGEAARPFITMTLRLMERWGARSAIEGGTIIVPGRQRYAAQDFEIEPDASGASYFAAAAALVGGTVMLEGLRADSVQGDIEFVRLLQRMGARVRWSTEGVEVSGTGKLDGVDVAMNAMPDVVPTLAAIAPFCSSPTRIRAVAFIRHHESDRIRTLATELARLGANVHECEDGMLIEPSRLKPAVVETYDDHRIAMAFAVAGLRVEGVRIRNPACVSKTYPDFFRDLAAL from the coding sequence GTGGACGAAATCGAAATAACCTCGCTGCACCGCCCGATCTCCGCCTCGATCCGAGTCCCCGGTTCCAAAAGCATCACCAACCGCGCGCTCATCCTGGCCGCGATGGCGTCCGGGCGCTCGACGCTCCGCGCCGCCGGGCTCAACGACGACACGCGGCGGATGGCCGCGGCGCTGCGCACGCTCGGCTTTGAAGTCGCGATTGACGAGGCGGCCTCGCGAATCGTGGTCGAGGGGCGTGGCGGTGCGATTCCGGCTGCCGGGGCCGAGCTCGACGTGGGCGGCGCGGGCACCGCGATGCGCTTTCTGCTCGGCTTCCTGACCCTGGGGCGCGGGCGCTTCAGGGTGGACGGCAATGCGCGGATGCGCGAGCGCCCGGTCGGCCCGCTGCTCGACGCGTTGAACACGCTCGGCGTTGAGGCGCGCGCGGAGCGGAACAACGGATCTCCGCCGGTGGTGATCGAAGTGGCGGCCGGCGGCGTGCGCGGGGGCGCGGCGCGCGTCGACGCCTCGGTCTCCTCGCAATTCGTCTCGGCGCTCCTGATGCCGGCGCCGCTGTGGCCCGACGGCCTGCGGCTCGAGGTTGCCGGCGAGGCGGCGCGGCCATTCATCACGATGACGCTCAGGCTGATGGAGCGATGGGGCGCGCGCAGCGCGATCGAGGGCGGCACGATAATCGTGCCCGGTCGGCAGCGCTATGCCGCACAGGATTTCGAAATTGAGCCCGACGCCTCGGGCGCCAGCTACTTTGCGGCGGCGGCGGCGCTCGTCGGCGGCACGGTCATGCTCGAAGGGCTGCGCGCCGACTCGGTCCAGGGCGATATCGAATTTGTGCGTCTGCTCCAACGGATGGGCGCGCGGGTGCGATGGAGCACCGAGGGCGTCGAGGTAAGCGGCACCGGCAAGCTCGACGGGGTTGACGTCGCGATGAACGCGATGCCCGACGTGGTGCCGACCCTCGCCGCGATAGCGCCCTTCTGCTCCTCGCCAACGCGCATCCGCGCCGTCGCTTTCATCCGCCATCACGAGAGCGACCGTATCCGCACGCTCGCCACCGAGCTCGCGCGCCTCGGCGCAAACGTCCACGAATGCGAGGACGGGATGCTGATCGAGCCGTCGCGGCTTAAGCCCGCGGTGGTCGAGACTTACGACGACCATCGGATCGCGATGGCGTTCGCGGTGGCGGGGCTCAGGGTCGAAGGCGTCCGGATCAGGAATCCCGCGTGCGTATCCAAGACCTACCCGGATTTCTTCCGCGATCTTGCCGCGCTCTGA
- a CDS encoding BMP family protein translates to MASLVLVACNRSGPSKKTGSGASAAFRVALLTPGPVSDAGWNASAFAGLRLIRGKLGAQTALVQTTSPADFEDAFRDFAGRGFNLIFAHGFEYTDTALKVARSFPHTIFVITSGAGSSANVASLTFKIEEAAYVEGVLAAGVSKTGVAGAIGGIELPAIRMTFDGFRRGFLSLRPSGRVLTSYVGSFNDVGAAKEAALAQISRGADVLFHDADEAGLGVFAAAESRHVYAFGANGDQNAVAPTVVLASAVTAIPQAFLRVATEVKDGTFKPGMLEFGMREGMVRVVYNPRLLPKIPPAALAQAKRAEQEIIAGTVKLASR, encoded by the coding sequence GTGGCGTCCCTCGTCCTGGTCGCGTGCAACCGCTCCGGCCCGTCGAAAAAGACCGGTTCCGGCGCATCCGCCGCCTTTCGCGTCGCCCTGCTGACGCCCGGGCCCGTCAGCGACGCCGGATGGAATGCGTCGGCGTTCGCTGGCCTCCGGCTGATCAGGGGGAAGCTCGGCGCTCAGACCGCCTTGGTGCAAACGACCTCGCCCGCCGATTTCGAGGACGCCTTTCGCGACTTCGCTGGCCGCGGCTTCAACCTGATTTTCGCGCACGGTTTCGAGTACACTGACACTGCGCTGAAGGTCGCGCGCTCATTTCCGCATACGATTTTCGTCATCACCTCGGGCGCCGGCTCGTCCGCCAACGTCGCCTCGCTGACCTTCAAAATCGAAGAAGCGGCCTATGTCGAGGGCGTGCTTGCGGCGGGTGTGTCAAAGACCGGCGTGGCAGGCGCGATCGGGGGAATTGAACTGCCCGCGATCCGGATGACCTTTGACGGCTTCCGGCGCGGCTTTCTTTCGCTCCGTCCCTCCGGACGGGTGCTGACTAGCTATGTCGGCAGCTTCAACGACGTCGGCGCGGCCAAGGAGGCGGCCCTCGCGCAGATAAGCCGCGGCGCCGACGTGCTTTTCCACGACGCCGACGAGGCCGGCTTGGGCGTCTTCGCCGCCGCCGAGAGCCGACATGTCTACGCCTTCGGCGCCAATGGCGATCAGAACGCGGTCGCGCCGACGGTCGTGCTGGCAAGTGCGGTTACCGCCATCCCGCAAGCCTTCCTTCGTGTTGCGACCGAGGTCAAGGACGGCACTTTCAAGCCCGGGATGCTGGAATTCGGAATGCGCGAGGGGATGGTCAGGGTCGTGTACAATCCGCGCCTGCTGCCGAAGATCCCTCCGGCGGCGCTCGCGCAGGCGAAACGCGCCGAGCAGGAAATCATCGCGGGTACGGTCAAGCTCGCCTCGCGATGA
- a CDS encoding lytic transglycosylase domain-containing protein: MPRGSRGETRQHSLRTALTSAAVVAALLAFGAPVRAANQLEHNPFPRPAELEPNINFWVNTFTYWGQRDFVIHDRDQLWRVYQVFHMPGQGVPDREEVEWANAYLKAKYTDILNRLASGRPAVGYEEERVAAMFKGQPPSTYAAAAQNLRVQQGLREPFHDALLRSRYYRPRMERVFEAMGLPPELVTLAAVESGFSSRARSSAGAVGIWQFTRATGREFMRITRYRDDRLDPVRSTEAAARLLQANYEALGSWPLAITAYDYGTAGMSRAAAAYGSNFVRIIEKYDAPHFGFAVKNYYAEFLAALQVNKYQDKYFPGIQHEEAPPPRPSSPILRRVVHHVRRHHGAHLHRVTYHHRARRQKQNRT, from the coding sequence ATGCCGAGGGGAAGCAGGGGAGAGACTCGCCAGCATAGCTTGCGCACCGCCCTGACCTCGGCAGCCGTCGTGGCGGCGCTGCTCGCATTTGGCGCGCCCGTCCGCGCCGCCAATCAGCTCGAGCACAATCCCTTTCCGCGCCCCGCCGAGCTCGAACCCAACATCAACTTCTGGGTCAACACCTTTACCTACTGGGGTCAGCGCGACTTCGTCATCCACGACCGCGACCAGCTCTGGCGTGTCTACCAGGTCTTCCACATGCCCGGCCAAGGCGTGCCCGACCGCGAGGAGGTCGAGTGGGCCAACGCCTACCTTAAGGCCAAGTACACCGACATCCTGAACCGTCTTGCCAGCGGGCGTCCGGCGGTGGGCTACGAGGAGGAGCGCGTAGCGGCGATGTTCAAGGGCCAACCGCCGTCGACCTACGCCGCGGCCGCGCAGAACCTGCGCGTGCAGCAGGGCTTGCGCGAGCCGTTCCACGACGCGCTGCTGCGCTCGCGATACTACCGCCCGCGGATGGAACGCGTATTCGAGGCGATGGGCCTGCCGCCCGAGTTGGTAACGCTGGCGGCGGTTGAGTCGGGATTCTCCTCGCGCGCGCGCTCGAGCGCTGGCGCGGTCGGAATATGGCAATTCACCCGCGCGACGGGCCGCGAATTCATGCGGATCACGCGCTACCGCGACGACCGGCTCGATCCGGTGCGCTCGACCGAGGCGGCGGCGCGCCTGTTGCAGGCCAACTACGAAGCGCTCGGCAGCTGGCCGCTGGCGATCACTGCGTACGATTACGGCACGGCCGGGATGTCGCGAGCGGCGGCCGCGTACGGCAGCAACTTCGTGCGCATCATCGAGAAGTACGACGCGCCTCACTTCGGCTTCGCGGTCAAGAATTACTACGCCGAATTCCTTGCCGCCTTGCAGGTTAACAAATACCAGGACAAGTACTTTCCAGGGATCCAGCACGAGGAGGCGCCACCGCCGCGGCCCTCATCGCCGATCCTGCGCCGCGTAGTCCACCACGTGCGACGGCATCACGGCGCTCACCTGCACCGCGTCACCTATCATCACCGGGCACGCCGCCAAAAGCAGAACCGGACCTAG
- a CDS encoding glutathione S-transferase family protein, with translation MIVLYTTERDYPWGTLRSTHASKTKIVLEEKRLAYRIENLRPGDLWKKPPEMLAHHPLGKVPYIDDDGLVLYDSTVINEYLDDRYGPPRLLPDDPVARALVRELEQFADEALLGGNLPLIWMAYWSEPDKRDTVRTEQGREGLRKRDLPYLERMLAEAPAGGFLRGGFSMADVPMMVLAMVLEVDRLPLAEFPRVQRYLDELRRRPSYRAVSPRTKVAEASELR, from the coding sequence CGAGCGCGACTATCCGTGGGGCACGCTGCGCTCGACCCACGCGAGCAAAACCAAGATCGTGCTGGAAGAGAAGCGCCTTGCGTACCGCATCGAGAATTTGCGGCCGGGCGACCTGTGGAAGAAGCCGCCGGAGATGCTCGCGCACCATCCGCTCGGCAAGGTGCCATATATCGACGACGACGGCCTGGTGCTTTACGACTCGACAGTGATCAACGAGTACCTCGACGACCGCTACGGACCGCCACGCCTGCTGCCCGACGATCCGGTCGCGCGGGCGCTGGTGCGCGAGCTCGAGCAGTTCGCTGACGAGGCGCTGCTGGGCGGCAATCTGCCGCTGATCTGGATGGCGTACTGGAGCGAACCAGACAAGCGCGATACCGTGCGGACGGAGCAGGGCCGCGAGGGGCTGCGCAAGCGCGACCTGCCGTACCTCGAGCGCATGCTCGCCGAAGCCCCCGCCGGCGGCTTTCTTCGCGGCGGCTTTTCGATGGCGGATGTGCCGATGATGGTGCTGGCGATGGTGCTCGAAGTTGATCGCCTGCCGCTTGCGGAGTTTCCGCGCGTCCAGCGCTACCTGGACGAGCTGCGCCGCCGGCCGAGCTATCGCGCGGTCAGTCCGCGCACCAAGGTCGCCGAGGCAAGCGAATTGCGCTGA